In Staphylococcus lloydii, the following proteins share a genomic window:
- a CDS encoding anthranilate synthase component I, with protein MQIKFKKLNAEVTPEAFARLRDKKIILESADQSQLKGRYSFVIFDTYGSLTLDNDTLNIQTKDNTIVENEQPYAKMKDYIDQYKADVEDEELQNIPFISGFVGSCSFDLVRHEFPILQQIALQDHKQHDAHFYMVEDVYIFDHYKEYLYVVASNLFSNRSVAEMEENINHRIAELKELSIYPETINYEQHDKTIETNMTEQSFKNTVTYLKTLIQQGDMFQVVPSIIYSYKHHFDHQLQTLAYQMYQKLKRQNPSPYMYFINMEEPIIVGSSPESFVKVQEDTVITNPIAGTIKRGATKEEDIENEQSLIKDEKELSEHSMLVDLGRNDIHRVSLAGTSQVRKLMAIERYEHVMHIVSEVTGKLKANYSPMSVVASLLPTGTVSGAPKLRAIQRIYEVQPAKRGVYSGGIGYINCNHDLDFALAIRTMMIDDTYVNVQAGCGVVYDSIPEKELAETKLKAKSLLEVSP; from the coding sequence ATGCAAATTAAATTTAAAAAGTTAAATGCTGAAGTGACACCAGAAGCATTTGCTCGTTTGAGAGATAAAAAAATCATCTTAGAAAGTGCAGATCAGTCACAACTTAAAGGACGTTATTCATTTGTTATTTTTGATACTTATGGTTCATTAACGTTAGATAATGACACACTAAACATTCAGACTAAAGATAATACAATAGTGGAAAATGAACAACCATATGCAAAAATGAAAGACTATATAGATCAATATAAAGCAGACGTTGAAGATGAAGAGTTACAAAATATTCCATTTATTTCTGGCTTTGTGGGTTCTTGTAGCTTTGACTTAGTAAGACATGAATTTCCAATCTTGCAACAAATAGCATTACAAGATCACAAACAACACGATGCTCATTTTTACATGGTAGAAGATGTTTACATTTTTGATCATTATAAAGAATATTTATATGTAGTGGCGTCCAATTTATTTTCTAACCGTAGCGTAGCAGAAATGGAAGAAAACATTAATCATAGAATTGCTGAATTAAAAGAATTATCAATTTATCCTGAAACAATAAATTATGAACAACATGATAAAACAATTGAAACTAACATGACTGAACAATCTTTTAAGAATACGGTTACTTATTTAAAAACATTAATTCAACAAGGTGATATGTTCCAAGTCGTGCCTTCGATTATTTATAGTTACAAACACCATTTTGATCATCAATTACAAACTTTAGCCTATCAAATGTATCAAAAATTAAAACGCCAAAATCCAAGTCCCTATATGTATTTTATTAATATGGAAGAACCAATCATAGTAGGGAGTTCCCCAGAAAGCTTTGTTAAAGTGCAAGAAGATACAGTGATTACAAATCCTATAGCTGGGACGATTAAACGAGGCGCAACGAAGGAAGAAGATATTGAAAATGAACAGTCGTTAATAAAGGATGAAAAAGAATTAAGTGAACATAGTATGTTAGTCGATTTAGGTAGAAATGACATACACCGAGTGAGTTTAGCAGGTACATCACAAGTTAGAAAATTAATGGCTATCGAACGCTATGAGCATGTTATGCACATTGTTAGTGAAGTAACAGGTAAATTAAAAGCTAACTATTCACCGATGTCTGTCGTTGCAAGTTTATTACCAACCGGTACAGTATCTGGAGCCCCTAAGTTAAGAGCAATACAAAGAATATACGAAGTACAACCAGCAAAGAGAGGCGTATATAGTGGCGGTATTGGTTACATTAACTGCAATCACGATTTAGATTTTGCATTAGCCATTAGAACGATGATGATTGATGATACGTACGTAAATGTTCAAGCAGGTTGCGGAGTCGTTTATGATTCAATACCAGAAAAGGAACTAGCTGAAACGAAACTAAAAGCCAAAAGTTTATTGGAGGTGTCACCATGA
- a CDS encoding anthranilate synthase component II — protein MILVVDNYDSFTYNLVDIIAKQNEVIVKYPDDDDIYNLDVTAVIISPGPGHPLDNNHLLNIIEHYKDKPILGVCLGAQALTCYYGGKVIQGDEIKHGKVDSMRIIKNTHLYAGVSEYSNIMRYHSLVSDPQTLPDDLMITGETPDCIQSFEHRVNKHYGIQYHPESFASEFGEHIINNFLTIAGEVNQDGTINKTTTATPAKSN, from the coding sequence ATGATTTTAGTTGTTGATAATTATGATTCTTTTACTTATAACTTAGTTGACATTATAGCGAAACAAAATGAGGTCATCGTGAAATACCCAGATGATGACGATATTTATAACCTAGATGTAACAGCAGTTATTATTTCACCAGGGCCAGGGCATCCACTAGATAATAACCATTTATTAAATATTATAGAACATTATAAAGATAAGCCTATTTTAGGCGTTTGTTTAGGAGCACAAGCATTAACGTGTTATTACGGTGGCAAGGTTATACAAGGCGATGAAATAAAACATGGTAAAGTTGATAGCATGAGAATTATTAAAAACACTCATTTATACGCTGGAGTGTCAGAATATTCTAACATTATGCGTTATCATTCATTAGTAAGTGATCCACAAACTTTACCAGACGACTTAATGATTACTGGTGAAACACCAGACTGTATACAGTCATTTGAACACCGTGTCAATAAACATTATGGCATCCAATATCATCCCGAATCATTTGCTTCGGAATTTGGTGAACACATTATTAACAATTTCTTAACTATAGCAGGGGAGGTCAACCAAGATGGAACTATTAACAAAACTACAACAGCAACACCCGCTAAATCAAACTGA